aacAACACGAATGATCAGAAAAACTCACGGTAGaaggcacggttgcgaagatagctcGAAGTTCGGGTTCGTACACAGgaaagttcaggcgcgttactcgagaagttcaggttgtgatcagaatattatcggttctacgagaaattatatatatatatatatgcataacatgtacaatatatagtatcataaaataccagcaaatgaaataaattaaatggaaaacaaaaaattaaagaaaaaataaatcataaaaccaaaacccctaaatcttttagtcccggttggtgtaaccaaccgggactaaaagccccTAGCCCCCCGCCGCCCCTAGCCCCCCGGCGTgtgctcgtgccacgtggtgggcctttggtcctggttcgtgtcGAACcggactaaaggggggacctttagtccccaccctttagtgccagttccagaaccggcactaaagggcctcaTGAACTGGGACTATAGCCCATTTCTGCACTAGTGAAGGGAGGTAGCCCGCAGGTGCTCCTATGCATTTTCGAACACAAGTCTCTGTTCTTAGAAAAAACGGTTGTTGCATGACAAGACTTTAATTCGTTCGCATGCAGCTCCACTTATTGTACCCCTTCATGAGGCAAGGGCACCAAGCGATAGGATTTCCTTCGCCTCTCGCTGGTGCAACCATCGGTCTGCCTTTGTCTCCCATTGACTAAGGGACATGGAGGCGTGATGAATCCCGACTTTTGTCGGTTGGAGGGCTCATGTTTTTTTGTTAGGATATGTATTCTACTCAGGTAGCGAGGCGGCAATGGCTCCTTGAAGATAGCACAAGGTTCTCGATGATACTTCTAGTGTCATCGAAAAGGCGTGTGGAGGTTTCCTTCTGACGGATCTCGCGAGATTCGGTCGGCATTTGTCTTCGGTGAATTTGCTGAGATTTGGTCTACATTCATTTGTGTTCGTTTGTCCACAGAATCATTCCGAGCAGCGATGAATGTTATTCAGATGCCTTGGTCATATGAGGTCTTAGCATGACAACTTCCCGGCTGTCTAATACAACAAAGTTGCCCAACTCCAATGAATGAGGCGCAACAACGGCGACGCGCCTTTTGCTCACTtctgtgcttgtagtcgtcgctagatggtctataGACCTGTATGTAATTTttactttttatatttttttatactaCCTTAAAAATTAGTGAATAGATTGAAGGGTTTCCCCGTAATGAAGGAAGACTTTAATTGATTCGTACTATACACTGCAACGTCATAATCGgttattttttttaataaaatacaCTGCAAGTCTGTAGTGTCAGAATAAATCATTTGACAGAAATGTTAGTAGATGCATACTTGATTGGAATTTAAACAGAGCCCTTCTGATTGTTTGTTCGAAATGGTTATCTTTGTCCAGCAGTGCAGCCCTCTATCTAAAGTTGTTGATGCTGGTACCGTAGTCTTGATGGTCTTCGAGATCCGCTCCTCCGCCAGGCGTGAGCCCCTCAAGTTCCCCTGCTGAGAGTCGTCGGCAAGATTTCGCCTTCTCTTTTGCCTGGCATGCGTGCCTATGACTTGATCGTGTCGTAACTGTTGCTACTCCTTCCGCGCGTTTTATGAGTCAACGGGTGCGGCGTTTCTGCTCCGGAACTCATCTGCACCTCccgacgaaaaaaatcaaaacaaaaactaaaaagattcaaaaaaattaaaaaaatgtgtgTGGTAGATAAGTTTATACATGAGGTGCGCTCCAAGTTTCAACTCATCTGAACATCTAAGAAACTCtcagcaaaaaaaacaaattcagggTTTGTAAAAAAGTTTATTGTTCACACACTGTTTTTTTTTCGAGAATGATTGTTCACACACTGTTCTGACCTGATTTTTTTTTGCGAAGAGCTGCTCAGATGTTCAAATAAGTCAAAATTTGAAGCGAACCTCACGCATAAAATTATCTATCACGCAAAAAAAGTTagacttttttgaatttttttagtatttgttttaatttttttctaATCGGATatagatgagcctgggcaccgaattaGGTTTTCGTTTCTCTAAAAAAACAGAGCGAACACCGTACAGTACAGAAACCTACATCTAGAACCGGTTACACTTTTATGTGGACGGTTGCGTATATACGTTTGGACGGCCAAGTTGTCTGCTGCAACTGTTCCATAAGGCGATCCGAAATCGTCCACGCCGACAGGAATTTAACCGAAGGAAACTTGGCTGTTTCAGTAAAACTCAGATCGAATTTCTTTGttatttttgaaaaggaggatcgCCCCCGGCCAAACCCAGATCGACTTGCCAAGTTGCCATCCATGATCTCAAACCCCTTAATTTCTCCTCTCCCTGTAGCTGATGACCCGCGCAAGCAGGGGAATGCAGCACCGCCCAGCTCCCCCTCCGCCGCGAGCCCTGGAGATGTCGCCGGCGCCATCGGCGCCTTCTTGCTTCTCCTTGAGGAGGTCACCTAGCTTCTTCATCTGCGGGGCTGGCTTCAGGTTCAGGGGCTCAGACTGGAGGATGGCCTCCAGCGTAGGTAGCTTCGTCTGAGGTCCAAACGCAGCAGCTGTGGCCTGGTTGCTTGCAGTTGTACTGAATGATCTCGCAGGTGTAGCATCTGAGATACACAAATGTGGTTCAGAAAGGTGCTTCTCGCAGCAACGGACGTCTTGGAAAATTTCCTTTCTGGCTACGAATTACGTGAGTTAGTCTACATTGTTACCTCCATTTACACTGAAAAAATCATCTTCACAGTCCGAATCTAACCAAGGAGAGGCTTCATAGAAAGCTTCATCTCTGCTGCTAGCTGCATGCACAGGTCAATCACGCAAATGAGTATGTTCCATAGTATACCTGTAAGGAAAACGATTGGTAACTTAATCGTGATGGCAATTAGGTTCAAACATAATAATGACCAGGATGAGATTAGCTCAACAGCCACTAGGCAAGAATTATGCAGGACCCATGTTCCTGTGATTTCTTCTGCCGTTCATCATAAAGCAGAGGAAACGTGCCTGCCCCTACTTTCTGACATGATTAAGAGATGCAGGAAAACGTCAACTTTCAACAGCTCCAACATTCTGCGTAGAGAAAAGCCAACAAAATATCTTGGTGCTTCTCTTTACTAGGGCAGAAAATCTCCCTGTGGAATGCTACATATGCAAATAATCTTCATTGCTTATTTCCTGTAATCTTATTATATGTTGGCCATTGTTTCGTAGGATGAGCCTTGTTTCTCCTGAAGAATACAGAAACTGACGCTTGCATATTGGGGACAACAAATGCTTGAACTGAAACTATCATCAATGAAGTATAAGAAAATGAATCTCCACAAGAATAAGTAACTGTCTATTAGTGTTACAGTTTATATCACAACGCATGGATTCGATGACAAAATTTTGCTAAAAGTAGAAAAAATGCCTATATGATCTGCCACTCTTTTTCAGGAAATTCCATCGTTTCTAGATTCCAAAGGGCCAAAAGTTGATGCATGGCCGCATCTATGAAATGCCTATATGATAAGCAAAACTTTTGATACACAAAATTTGTTGACTCAAACATCGCATCGAGGCCGTACAACCACGAAGAGTTGGTACTTGGTACCTGATCTCTGCGAAATAAGGTTGCCACCACCGCCAAAAAGCAAACAAACTAGGAAAAATCAACTGACATGGTTCTACGTACAAAAAGAAGACAACCTGACCGATCTGGAGAATACTGAcctatttctttacagagggagtacctggCTTCTCACTGCTCGTTTCATCTCTCGATTGATGAGAGTCAGCAAAGGGAGACCCTCCATGATCCACACACctactactactactccctccgttcacttttgtaagacgttttagacatttaagacaacacctaaaacagttcaatttcagctgtcttaaacgacttacaaaagtgaacagagggaatACTACAAATGTAGAAACACAGACAAAGCGAGAA
The sequence above is drawn from the Triticum aestivum cultivar Chinese Spring chromosome 7A, IWGSC CS RefSeq v2.1, whole genome shotgun sequence genome and encodes:
- the LOC123151819 gene encoding uncharacterized protein At3g27210, with translation MKLIRRGKRSRAKKGSAAPLQSTGDVDSGGGGGSNSRQVAPENVLPAESTTIAGYASSRDEAFYEASPWLDSDCEDDFFSVNGDATPARSFSTTASNQATAAAFGPQTKLPTLEAILQSEPLNLKPAPQMKKLGDLLKEKQEGADGAGDISRARGGGGAGRCCIPLLARVISYRERRN